A single Candidatus Hydrogenedentota bacterium DNA region contains:
- a CDS encoding arylsulfatase, giving the protein MGIRAHFALSLLLLSAAAFDVRADHPNIVLIMVDDMGYGDAGAYNPDAKIPTPHIDRLAAEGMRFTDAHAAGPLCHMSRYGLLTGEYPFRVRVDDWRERALIAEGRTTIASILREQGYRTHMVGKWHLGFHEQGYDKPLPGGPVDRGFDTFFGIRASTDISPYFYIYGDRAVEPPTDHIEENHSEGWAPVQGAFWRAGGIAPHLDLADVLPRFTEEAFEVIHGAKTDQPFFLYLAYPAPHTPWLPSKAFEGQSGAGMYGDFMMMVDAMVGRVIAALESRELLEDTLLIFTSDNGPYWRNEDVDRFGHDSAGGFRGMKGDAWEAGHRVPFIVRWPGKVAPGTTSGQLIGFTDLLATFAALTAAKVPAGEASDSVNFLPVLLGDQPEDTPVREAWAMQAGSGAMLYRAGDWKLIDALGSGGFSQPRREDPVPGGPTGQLYNLANDPAETTNLYLEHPDIVARLSAELARVKAGPAE; this is encoded by the coding sequence ATGGGTATTCGCGCGCATTTCGCCCTCAGCCTGCTACTCCTGTCCGCCGCGGCGTTCGACGTTCGCGCCGATCATCCGAATATCGTCCTCATCATGGTGGACGACATGGGCTACGGCGATGCCGGCGCATACAACCCGGACGCGAAAATCCCGACGCCCCATATCGACCGGCTCGCCGCCGAGGGCATGCGCTTTACCGACGCCCACGCCGCCGGACCGCTGTGCCACATGTCGCGCTATGGGCTTTTGACCGGCGAGTACCCGTTTCGCGTGCGGGTGGATGACTGGCGCGAGCGCGCCCTGATCGCCGAAGGGCGCACGACGATCGCCTCCATCCTGCGAGAACAGGGCTACCGCACGCACATGGTCGGCAAGTGGCACCTCGGCTTCCACGAGCAGGGCTACGACAAGCCGCTGCCGGGCGGCCCGGTGGATCGTGGCTTCGACACCTTCTTCGGCATCCGCGCGTCCACGGACATTTCACCGTATTTCTACATCTACGGCGATCGCGCCGTGGAACCGCCCACGGACCACATCGAAGAAAACCATAGCGAAGGCTGGGCCCCCGTGCAGGGCGCCTTCTGGCGCGCCGGGGGCATCGCGCCCCACCTCGACCTCGCCGATGTCCTCCCGCGCTTCACGGAGGAGGCCTTCGAGGTCATCCACGGCGCGAAAACGGATCAGCCCTTCTTCCTCTACCTCGCCTACCCCGCGCCCCACACGCCCTGGCTCCCCTCGAAAGCCTTCGAGGGCCAAAGTGGCGCGGGCATGTACGGCGATTTCATGATGATGGTCGACGCCATGGTGGGCCGGGTAATCGCCGCGCTGGAATCGCGAGAACTGCTGGAAGACACGCTGCTCATCTTCACCTCGGACAATGGCCCCTACTGGCGCAACGAGGACGTAGATCGCTTCGGCCACGATTCCGCCGGCGGTTTTCGCGGCATGAAAGGCGACGCCTGGGAAGCCGGCCACCGCGTGCCCTTCATCGTCCGCTGGCCCGGCAAGGTCGCCCCCGGAACCACGAGTGGCCAGCTCATCGGATTCACCGACCTGCTCGCGACCTTCGCCGCGCTCACCGCCGCCAAAGTCCCGGCGGGCGAGGCCTCCGACAGCGTCAACTTCCTGCCCGTCCTGCTGGGCGATCAGCCCGAGGACACGCCCGTGCGCGAAGCGTGGGCGATGCAGGCCGGCAGCGGCGCCATGCTCTACCGCGCGGGCGACTGGAAACTGATCGACGCGCTCGGCTCGGGCGGGTTCTCCCAGCCGCGCAGGGAAGACCCCGTGCCCGGCGGCCCCACCGGCCAGCTCTACAACCTGGCAAACGACCCCGCCGAGACCACGAACCTCTACCTGGAGCACCCGGACATCGTTGCGCGGTTAAGCGCGGAACTCGCCCGTGTGAAAGCAGGCCCGGCGGAATAG
- a CDS encoding Gfo/Idh/MocA family oxidoreductase, with amino-acid sequence MKKSIKPAFTRRQFLGSAAAAGLFTIVPRRALGGPGHVAPSEEFTKAVFGVGGMGRGHLNYPGSRLLAVCDVDRARLEKAMEIGRDITGDEVKGYADFRDVLDRDDIDIVHIPTPPHWHALISIAAAEAGKDIWCEKPMARTVYESQKVVEAVQKHERIFRLNTWFRFQSGFYGMDTEVKPIKKAVENRLFGWPLKVTVGATTGFNWKFQWSGRTDLTPEPIPDVLDYDMWLGPAPWKPYNAHRTHGTFRGYWDYDGGGLGDMGQHYLDPVQYFLEKDDTSPVEIEVDAPQQHDDAVGSWRRITYRYADGCEVILDGEGKDEGAAYIEGPEGKLFPKFESDITGLKEKVDSLPDPAPQITDFSEAVRTRQKFALNEANGHRSCTLVNLGVIAVRLGRNLKFDPDALRFIDDEGANRLLNPPMRGPWRV; translated from the coding sequence GTGAAAAAAAGCATTAAACCTGCGTTTACCCGACGCCAGTTCCTCGGATCCGCCGCTGCGGCCGGGCTATTCACCATCGTACCCCGCAGGGCCCTCGGCGGCCCCGGCCACGTCGCCCCAAGCGAAGAATTCACCAAGGCCGTGTTCGGCGTGGGCGGCATGGGACGCGGCCACCTGAACTACCCCGGTTCGCGGCTGCTCGCCGTATGCGATGTCGATCGCGCCCGGCTCGAAAAGGCCATGGAAATCGGCCGCGACATCACCGGCGACGAGGTCAAGGGCTACGCCGACTTCCGCGACGTGCTCGACCGCGACGACATCGATATTGTGCACATCCCGACGCCGCCGCACTGGCACGCCCTGATCTCCATCGCCGCCGCGGAAGCGGGCAAGGACATCTGGTGCGAAAAGCCGATGGCGCGCACGGTCTACGAGAGCCAGAAGGTGGTCGAGGCCGTCCAGAAACACGAGCGCATCTTCCGGCTGAACACCTGGTTCCGATTCCAGAGCGGCTTCTACGGCATGGACACGGAGGTGAAGCCGATCAAGAAGGCCGTGGAAAACCGGCTCTTCGGGTGGCCCCTGAAGGTCACCGTCGGCGCCACCACCGGCTTCAACTGGAAGTTCCAGTGGAGCGGGCGCACCGACCTCACACCCGAGCCCATTCCGGACGTCCTCGACTACGACATGTGGCTCGGACCCGCCCCGTGGAAGCCCTACAACGCCCACCGCACCCATGGCACCTTCCGCGGCTATTGGGACTACGACGGCGGCGGCCTCGGCGACATGGGCCAGCACTACCTCGATCCCGTGCAGTACTTCCTCGAAAAGGACGATACCAGCCCCGTCGAAATTGAGGTGGACGCCCCGCAGCAGCACGACGACGCCGTGGGCTCGTGGCGCCGCATCACCTACCGTTACGCCGACGGCTGCGAGGTGATCCTGGACGGCGAGGGCAAGGACGAAGGCGCGGCCTACATCGAGGGCCCGGAGGGAAAGCTCTTCCCGAAGTTTGAATCCGACATCACGGGCCTGAAGGAGAAGGTCGACAGCCTGCCCGATCCCGCCCCGCAGATCACCGACTTCTCCGAAGCCGTGCGCACGCGCCAGAAGTTCGCGCTGAACGAGGCCAACGGCCACCGCTCCTGCACGCTGGTCAACCTCGGCGTCATCGCGGTCCGGCTCGGCCGAAACCTCAAGTTCGACCCGGACGCGCTTCGCTTCATCGACGACGAGGGCGCCAACCGCCTGCTGAACCCGCCCATGCGCGGCCCCTGGCGCGTCTGA
- a CDS encoding sulfite exporter TauE/SafE family protein yields MKTIRKRLFPGALIAACCLLGAPAAFAHPLGDFSINQYFILDATGPRPAVHYLLDVAEIPSFTELDLLDRDFDSEVSQDEVNTYLAQRIPQLAGQIELQINGEPAPLAADRYKLILLEGNAGMVVFNILLTLESEAGWPDGEAIKLSLASRNYPDEQGTRECLVLAGPNYQDATADLPASELGNQAPVPQEAIAAPVYGNRGAAFTLQLRPAQGAGAPGATPEEALEFAWTSTARLAAEMGEPGMGAGIAAALIDSGFREADPGAAKPLLQVADGVDANTVASGTRQAPDTLAARLMNRMSAIVRTRDLPPLLFALGLLIAAALGMGHALSPGHGKTVMAAYLIGERGTAWHAIALGIVVTLTHTWSVILLGLVTLYFEGWLSEDQVNFWTGIISGGIIVAIGLVLFRRRYQQFLASAQGAGAAWRLDHGHDHALESGAPGPELAAAPSFWNVVWLGVSGGVVPCPAALIVLLLALKVGRLAYGLALILAFSLGLALVLVIIGLLVVRASQSMRQRQIAAHPLFQLLPLGSAALITLLGGWVMVWTLLQFDILRFS; encoded by the coding sequence ATGAAAACCATCCGAAAACGCCTTTTCCCCGGCGCCCTGATCGCCGCGTGCTGCCTGTTGGGGGCGCCCGCGGCCTTTGCGCACCCGCTGGGCGACTTTTCCATCAACCAGTATTTCATCCTCGACGCCACGGGGCCGCGCCCGGCTGTGCACTACCTGCTGGACGTCGCCGAAATCCCCTCCTTCACGGAGCTGGACCTCCTCGACCGGGATTTCGACAGCGAAGTGAGCCAGGACGAGGTGAATACCTACCTCGCGCAGCGTATTCCACAATTGGCGGGACAAATCGAGTTGCAAATCAACGGCGAACCCGCGCCCCTCGCCGCCGATCGCTACAAGCTCATCCTCCTTGAGGGCAACGCGGGGATGGTGGTGTTCAATATCCTCCTGACCCTGGAGTCGGAAGCCGGATGGCCCGACGGCGAGGCGATCAAGCTCTCCCTGGCGTCACGCAACTATCCCGATGAACAGGGCACGCGGGAATGCCTCGTGCTGGCCGGGCCGAATTACCAGGACGCCACCGCGGATCTCCCCGCAAGCGAATTGGGCAACCAGGCGCCCGTGCCCCAGGAGGCCATCGCGGCGCCGGTATACGGAAATCGCGGCGCGGCATTCACCCTGCAACTTCGCCCCGCCCAGGGCGCGGGCGCGCCCGGCGCAACGCCCGAAGAGGCCCTGGAATTCGCCTGGACCTCCACCGCCCGGCTGGCCGCCGAAATGGGCGAACCTGGCATGGGCGCCGGAATCGCCGCCGCCCTGATCGATTCCGGCTTCCGCGAGGCGGACCCCGGCGCCGCGAAGCCGCTGCTTCAGGTCGCGGATGGCGTGGACGCCAATACGGTGGCCTCCGGAACGCGCCAGGCGCCGGACACACTCGCGGCCCGGCTTATGAACCGGATGTCGGCCATTGTACGAACGCGGGATCTTCCGCCCCTGCTCTTCGCCCTCGGCCTCCTCATCGCGGCGGCGCTCGGCATGGGCCACGCCCTCTCGCCCGGGCACGGCAAGACCGTCATGGCGGCGTACCTCATCGGCGAGCGGGGCACCGCCTGGCACGCGATCGCGCTCGGAATCGTGGTGACACTGACGCACACCTGGAGCGTGATCCTGCTCGGGCTCGTCACGCTCTATTTCGAAGGCTGGCTCAGCGAGGATCAGGTCAATTTCTGGACCGGAATCATCTCCGGCGGCATCATCGTGGCGATCGGCCTGGTCCTGTTCCGCCGCCGCTACCAGCAGTTCCTCGCCAGCGCGCAGGGCGCCGGGGCCGCCTGGCGCCTCGACCACGGCCATGACCACGCACTGGAATCCGGCGCCCCCGGCCCGGAACTGGCGGCCGCGCCCTCCTTCTGGAACGTGGTGTGGCTCGGCGTTTCCGGCGGCGTGGTCCCCTGCCCCGCCGCCCTGATCGTCCTCCTCCTCGCCCTGAAGGTGGGCCGCCTGGCCTACGGCCTCGCGCTCATCCTCGCCTTCAGCCTCGGCCTCGCACTCGTCCTCGTGATCATCGGACTCCTCGTCGTCCGCGCCTCGCAATCCATGCGCCAACGCCAGATCGCCGCCCACCCCCTCTTCCAGTTGCTACCCCTCGGTTCCGCCGCCCTCATTACACTCCTCGGCGGCTGGGTCATGGTCTGGACCCTCCTCCAGTTCGACATCCTCCGCTTCAGCTGA